AGATCACAGGCGTATTCATATTTCTCTTTTCGCTGATGCTCCTGCTCGCGCTCGCGAGTTTTTCGATCGACGATTACCGTCTGCTCTCCGAAAGCAGGCCGGTGGGCAACCTGATGGGCCCGTTCGGAGCGTGGATCTCGAATTTTCTACATATAGCCTTCGGAATCTCCTCGTATATCCTGGTCGCGATCATGGTGCTTGCCGGCTGGCACGTCGTTAAAAAGGGGAACATTGCCGGATCGATGGAGCGCATCTTCGCGCTCTCATTTCTGCTGGTGAGTTTTGCCGCGCTCTGCGGGCTCTTCGGACGCGACGCCGTGCCCCAGCGGGCGGGTGGATATGTAGGGTTGTATCTAACGCAGTTTTGCTCTCACTTTATGGGTAATGTCGGCGGCGCGCTCGTGGTGGTGGTGCTCAATCTCGCGGCTCTTCTCATGCTTGGCGTTTTCTCGCTTTCATCGCTTTTCATCGCCTTTCCGGGCGGAAAGCTACAAGCGGCGGTACGCGGGGCCTTTATCATGCTCCAGCGCCGCCGGGACCCGGATGCCGCGCCGCTAACGCGAATCGACGAAGAGATGAAAAAGAACGCAAGGCGGGCGGCCAAGCCGCCCTGGGTGGTCAAGCGCCGTGTCCACATTTACCGCGGGAGGGTGATGGGCGAGGAAGAGGACGCGTTTCCACGGGGTATCGGGCTGCTTGAGTTCAGGGCGCCATCCGCGGATGGCGAACGCCGGGAGGAAGGGAGCTGTGCGGCGTATGCTGATGTTGAAATGAACGCCGATGGCGTCTACGAGACCGAGATCATCGAAGCGCGGCGATCTTCCGACTTCGCTGACTGGAGTGAGGCGTACGAACCCGAGGCGGCAACGGAATCGAGACGTGATGGTATTTCGCAGACCGCGGACGTCGCGGACGACGCAAAACCGCATGAGGTCCCCGAAATCCATGAAGAGGAACACCCGGCGCCGGTGGATGAGGGCGAGATCGAATACAACGAGAAGCCCGTCGAACCGCCGGTCGCAACCGACCGGCTTCGATTCGCGGCCCTGTCCGATGACGATACGATTCCCGAAGCGATATCGGCAGAAGACCGGGAAGCCGTAGCGGCGGCGGCAACCGTTCGTTCCGGGGCCACCGACCGGCGCGAAGCCGAAAGCACCCGCGCGAAGAAAGGGGCGGGTGAAATCCAGCAGACCTTCGATTTCGGCGACGAGGAGACGGGGCCGCGCGTCTTCGAGACGATCGCCATCAACCGCGATTACATCATACCGGCGGCCTTTCTGCAGCCCTCGTCGGCATCGGACGCCGAGAGCTGGAAGAGCGAGATCATCAAAAACTCCGAGCTCCTGGTCAACACTCTGAACGATTTCGGGATCGAGTCGCGCGTGGTGAACGTCAACCGGGGGCCGGTCATTACGCTCTACGAAATGCAGATTGCGCCGGGGATAAAGGTGAACCGCATCGTGGGCCTTTCGGACGACATCGCCATGGCGCTTTCGGGGTCGCGCGTGCGCATCGTAGCGCCGATCCCGGGAAAGTCGGCCATCGGCGTGGAGGTGCCCAACAGGAAGCGCGAGATGGTGAACCTGGGAGACATCATCACCGCGAAGGAATACCAGTCCTACCCCGGAAGCCTGAAGGTGTCGCTGGGCAAGGACATTTTGGGAAAGCCCGTCACGCTCGACCTCAAGAAGCTCCCGCATTTGCTCATCGCCGGCGCCACCGGCAGCGGCAAGTCCGTGTGCGTAAACGCCATCATCACAAGCCTCATCTACAATTACGATCCGAACTACGTGCGCTTCATCCTGGTCGACCCGAAGATGGTGGAGCTGCAGCTCTACAACGGCATCCCGCACCTCCTCACGCCGGTGATCGTGGAGCCGCACGTGGCGCCCAAGGCGCTGAAGTGGGCGATGTACGAAATGGAGCGGCGGTATCGGCTTCTGTCACAGATCAACACGCGCGACATCGAGCGCTACAACCAGAAGGTGGCGGGCTACGGCGACTCGTACGAGCGGCTGCCGTATATCGTCGTCATCATGGACGAGCTCGCCGACCTCATGATGGTGGCGCAGAAGGAGATCGAGGGATTCATCACCCGCATCGCGCAGAAGGCGCGCGCGGTGGGGATCCACCTGGTGCTCGCCACGCAGCGGCCGTCGGTCGACGTGATCACCGGCATCATCAAGGCGAACTTCCCGGCGCGGATCGCCTTCCAGGTGGCGCAGAAGACCGACTCGCGCACCATCATCGACCAGAACGGCGCGGAGAAGCTGCTCGGCAAGGGGGACATGCTTTATCAGTCGCCCACGAGTTCGTTTCCGGTGCGCATCCAGGGTGCGTATGTCTCCGAGGACGAGATTCAGGTCGTGGTTAAGCACCTGCGCTCGCTCGGCAGTCCCAACTACATCGACATCGACGCGGGCATCTTCGAGGAGGAACTGTCGGGCGATGACGACGGCGACGATGACGAGCTCTTCGTGGAGGCGCTCAAGATCGTGGAGGAGACCAAAAAGGCCTCGGCCTCGTACCTGCAGCGGCGCCTTTCGATAGGCTACAACCGCGCGGCGCGC
The window above is part of the Spirochaetota bacterium genome. Proteins encoded here:
- a CDS encoding DNA translocase FtsK, encoding MSSDRRFQEITGVFIFLFSLMLLLALASFSIDDYRLLSESRPVGNLMGPFGAWISNFLHIAFGISSYILVAIMVLAGWHVVKKGNIAGSMERIFALSFLLVSFAALCGLFGRDAVPQRAGGYVGLYLTQFCSHFMGNVGGALVVVVLNLAALLMLGVFSLSSLFIAFPGGKLQAAVRGAFIMLQRRRDPDAAPLTRIDEEMKKNARRAAKPPWVVKRRVHIYRGRVMGEEEDAFPRGIGLLEFRAPSADGERREEGSCAAYADVEMNADGVYETEIIEARRSSDFADWSEAYEPEAATESRRDGISQTADVADDAKPHEVPEIHEEEHPAPVDEGEIEYNEKPVEPPVATDRLRFAALSDDDTIPEAISAEDREAVAAAATVRSGATDRREAESTRAKKGAGEIQQTFDFGDEETGPRVFETIAINRDYIIPAAFLQPSSASDAESWKSEIIKNSELLVNTLNDFGIESRVVNVNRGPVITLYEMQIAPGIKVNRIVGLSDDIAMALSGSRVRIVAPIPGKSAIGVEVPNRKREMVNLGDIITAKEYQSYPGSLKVSLGKDILGKPVTLDLKKLPHLLIAGATGSGKSVCVNAIITSLIYNYDPNYVRFILVDPKMVELQLYNGIPHLLTPVIVEPHVAPKALKWAMYEMERRYRLLSQINTRDIERYNQKVAGYGDSYERLPYIVVIMDELADLMMVAQKEIEGFITRIAQKARAVGIHLVLATQRPSVDVITGIIKANFPARIAFQVAQKTDSRTIIDQNGAEKLLGKGDMLYQSPTSSFPVRIQGAYVSEDEIQVVVKHLRSLGSPNYIDIDAGIFEEELSGDDDGDDDELFVEALKIVEETKKASASYLQRRLSIGYNRAARIIELMEDRGYIGAQQGSKPREVYV